The Rhinoderma darwinii isolate aRhiDar2 chromosome 9, aRhiDar2.hap1, whole genome shotgun sequence sequence TTGCATTAACATACGTAATTATTGTAATGTGAAGAAAATTACTAAATCACACAAAAAAATCACTTTgggaataaaatggtgaaagtaaGTAATGTGGAGTGTGGTCGTCTGTCCCTTATGCGCACTAGAAAGCTGCCTTGTGGCAATACCACTACTGACTAATACAGAAATACAAAGTCACAGTacaaatattattgttgttactTGATATGGCCAAATGCTAGGTTCTGTGCACATAAGGATAAAGGTCCATTTACACATCTAGATTTCCTGGCTGGTAACGATCGGTGTCGATCGGCCCCCTGTTTGCTCCATTGATATGGAGCAATGAAACAATGTTACTACAATTGTTCGTCCCCACACAGTTTgcatcttgttggcagcacatcccatGTTGACGTGGTAAGATATGCTGCTAACAAACGTAAAAGAACTGATCAGCTGACAAACGAGAGTTTTCTCGTCTGTTGGCTGATCACTGGGCATATTaaatgggccaatgatcaggaatgagcGTTCGAAAGGTGCGCTTGTTCGCCCGATCACCGGCTCCTGTGAAAGGGCCTTAAAGGCGACCATACAAATTTGATTCGATTTTAACATGTCCCATCCTTTGTTCTCTTGGGAGAAAAGCGCCGCTTGTCCGGCATCGTCTGATCACATAATATGTGTATGGTGTTCTCATCAGTGGTGGAAGCGCTGGATCTATGTGTATGTGGGCCCCTGGTCTAAAGTGTCATAGTGGCCCCCTGTCTACACTAGCCTTGGCTTGAGAAGTATAAAATATGCGTACTCTGATAACTACGGGCGTACCAAGCCAAGAAGGACCTGGCATCtggcgattttttttattttatggtgcTTATACTACATGTCATATGTTACTATGTAATAGTCTGCCTTAGGCTAGATTTACACGAACgtttccgttttgcgtccgcaaaaaacgcagcgtttttcttgcattacagttccatgtgccatcagtgtgtgttccgtgtgacatcagtttctgatgtcagtgttggtgcccgtttttttatttttatctctgcatttctttagccacTTGTGCGTGAATTACAGACAGGACACGgaagacgtccgtgtgctgtccgtcatTTTCatgcagccattgacttcaatggctgcgtgatgcgcaaaaatggaccagaataggacatgcagtgagtttcataggtccgtgtggtgtctgaatagccccattgaatttcataggtccgtgtggtgtccgtgaaaaaaacggacagcacacggacgtgaaatacgctcttctgaatgaggtcttaggctgtattcacacatcaCGGTCAAATTGCGTTTTTGGTCACCATTTTTGCAAACTTAGAAACTGACTGTAAATTGTGAACACAACCAAAGGTTGATAGAAAACGTTTTTGTAACCGGAGCATTAGGTTAACACACTGTATTCTCTGTCCAGCAATGACTGGGAATTCACAGGAAAAGACTCGCCTACGCCCAATAAGGAGATGAATGAAAATCTGCCGTGTTTATGAACtgtaagcattaaaaaaaaaaaaaagcttgaaaaATACCTCACCAGATTTATATTCGAGTCTATTCACACAGTCTGGTCAAAACGTGGTTTTGTTGCGACTTCCCAAAAACTGATTTGACCtcaccatgtgaatagaccctaaggcTATGTCCATACGATTCCGATATGCTGCGGGAAAACTCTGCAGCAAATCCCACCCAGATTTCTCTGGGAATTTCGGTGGAAAGTCCGCTCCAAATTCTGTTTGATTTAAAGCCGATTTTCAACCGAATTTGCCGAAGTGGAAGCAGAATATTAAATTATTATATTCATCTTCCCTGCGATTCACAGCTTTTCCGCAGAAAAAATCACAACAGCtggcatttgttgcagattttacctttatcattgaactcaatggggaaaatttGCAATAAATATGCAACCATTctgtagcataaattgacatgctgcggattaaaatatTTGTACtgcaatacgctgcagattttctgcccgtaaatccggacagaaaatctgcagcaatactgctatgtgtgaacatagtaTTATAGTTCAAAATACTATATGGCTGTATAGCAGAGCTTTTTCAAAATGTGTGATGGGCCTCACTGGTAAGATGTCCCCCAGTTATTGGTAAGGCGCACTCCGTGGGGCAGATTGGACAAAAGTGATTATATGTTGCACAGGCCTCTCTCTGACTGCAccaatctctggtttagcaaTAGAACAAACTAATTTTGcgcatttccacaggataggtgataaatatctgatcggtgggggtctgatctctggaatccccgccgatgacgAGAGCGGGCTTAGCCTGGCATTCCTGGGTGCCCCATTtaaatggagcggtactgcgcatgctcggccaccgctccatttaatTCTTTGGGGCTGCAGAAGATAGCGCTCGGCAACtctgtagaaattaatggagtggtggtcgagcatgtgctGTACCGCTCCGttcatatggggctcccaggaacggcaggttaacctgttctcgtgatcggtgagggtcccagcggtcagacccccaccgatcagatatttatcacctaccctgtggataggtgataaatattgattatggggaaacccctttaaggctactcTATATTGCAAGCTgcataaatgtaaatgtttagtcATACCACAAagataatacatttttatatattatatatatacacgctaccgttcaaaagtttggggtcacccagacaattttgtgttttccatgaaaactcacacttatatttatcaaatgagttgcaaaatgactagaaaatatagtcaagacattgacaaggttagaaataatgatttttatttgaaataataattttctccttcaaactttgctttcggcaaagaatgctccatttgcagcaattacagcattgcagacctttggcattctagctgttaatttgctgatgtaatcgggagaaatttcaccccattcttccagaagcccctcccacaagttggattggcttgatgggcacttcttgcgtaccatacggtcaagctgctcccacaacagctctatggggttgagatctggtgactgcgctggccactccattacagatagaataccagttgcctgcttcttccctaaatagttcttgcataatttggaggtgtgctttgggtcattgtcctgttgtaggatgaaattggctccaatcaagcgctgtccacagggtatggcaaggcgttgcaaaatggagtgatagccttccttattcaaaatcccttttaccttgtacaaatctcccactttaccagcaccaaagcaaccccagaccatcacattacctccaccatgcttgacagatggcgtcaggcactcttccagcatcttttcagttgttctgcgtctcacaaatgttcttctgtgtgatccaaacacctcaaacttcgattcgtctgtccataacacttttttccaaccttcctctgtccaatgtctgtgtgcttttgcccatactaatcttttccttttattagccagtctcagatatggctttttctttgccactctgccctgaaggccagcatcccggagtcgcctcttcactgtagacgttgacgctggcgttttgtgggtactatttaattaagctgccagttgaggacctgtgaggcgtctatttctcaaactagagactctaatgtacttgtcttgttgctcagttgtgcagcggggcttcctacttctctttctactctggttagagcctgtttgtgctgtcctttgaagggagtagtacacaccgttgtaggaaatcttcagtttcttggcaatttctcgcatggaatagccttcatttctaagaacaagaatagactgtcgagtttcacatgaaagctctctttttctagccatttggagagtttaattgaacccacaaatgtaatgttccagattctcaactagctcaaaggaaggtcagttttatatctcctctaaacagcaaaactgtttacagcggtgctaacataattgcacaagggttttcaagtgttttctaatcatccattagccttctaacacagttagcaaacacaatgtaccattagaacactggagtgatggttgctggaaatgggcctctatacacctatgtagatattgcattaaaaaccagacgtttgcagctagaatagtcatttagcacattaacaatgtatagagtgtatttctgattaatttaatgttatctgcattgaaaaaaactgtgcttttctttcaaaaataaggaaatttctaagtgaccctaaacttttgaacggtagtgtgtatatatagatatatatacacacacacacacacacacacacacacacacacacacacacacacacacactatcttGTAATTGTGTTTCTCTTATCATGATtatgagaatgaaggggctgcggtAGTCCACCAGTTACAGTGCCACCGTCAATGTGTTGTCTGGTATTGTAGCCCAGCTCCGTCCACTGGGTACACCGCCATCTGCAAAAtaatgtgtctggtattgtagtttAGCTCCAATGAATGTAATGACTCaacattttatgtagattatacctgtatataaacCGTATAATGGTGTCCCAAGGTGCACATCACTTTTAACTTTGAAACATTGCTTGTTTTTCAGGGTTTAAAGATGACATCCTGTCCAAGTGATTGGATTGGGAGTGTTTACCTCTTTATCCAGTCAGATTCTACCTCTCTACCTGATCAGTATGACGTGTACAAATCCATAGTATACAATCGACTCCGGGACGTCATTTCAGGTAAGACTTCTTTACGTATCTACAGTTAGAACTGAAAATATAAACGAAGAAtgcaaatacattttaaaaacccGCAATATAATTCTGAGCCTATCATCATTATCATATTTTCCTCTGGGTTTAATGAGCTATATACCTATATTTTTCGGATTTGATTCCAGATATCATATAATGACCATAAAATGGGttgtatgcatacctcccaacatttgaaaCCCTATTAGCGGGATATTTTAAGTACTACTCTGGATCCACATAGGAACGCCCGTTTTGGAGTACATTAGCATAACCCTATTCCACCTTTGAGGCCCATTTCATGGGACAATCCTGCAAAGAACGGGGAAGTTGGCAGGCATGTGTTTGGTTAAAATACATTAACACCTTCGTGCAAATGGGCGTACCCTTATTTCCTAAGACCGGAATATAACGTAGTCGTATGCCCAGTGGATGGCACGGGTACAGGAGCTCTGCCCACGCCATCCGCAGCGGgtgccggctgtaatatacagccggcaCCCCACTGCACTGACTGGGATCAGAGATAACGCAGATCccagccttttaaccccttagatgccgaagTCAATGTTCGAGGGAGCCGCTTGCTTGACAAATCTATGGATAACTACTTAAACAAGCGATCGCCCCTTTCGTCACCTTGTAACCTGATGATCTTTTAGGCAACATTTTGTAGCcactttttcattttatttttcatatgattTTCAGAATTCTCCGGCGGATCCCCAAACTGTATTGAGATCCTCAAAATTCGTAAAAGCGACGAACATCTGATTCTTTACCTTAAATTCTGTGGGAAATTGGCTTGTGAGAGATTTCTTCAGGGTTATAGAGAGAAGAGAGTTCATTACCACATACAAAATGAGCTCAGCCAATGCTTCAAAATGGAGTCTCTAGAAGTCTGTCTGGAGCTCAAAGTGGACACACAAAACCTTGACACCCAGCTGGAGGAAGAGGAGAAATGTATGCAGTATATTTCCTCTTTGAAGGTAAATACTCGTGTAAAGATGTAGTACTGGTGATGTAGACAACTAAAACTAATAGCCCAAGTCAGGGGCGGACATAggcagcagagggcccctgtgcaagaacagtttaTGGGCTCGTTACTCTCAAAACATAGGTCAACCCCCTCTTCATAGAGTACCCCCTTAAGTCTCTCCAACAATCTAACCTAACCTGCTTGGCCCCTGTGCAGTTGCAGAGTtcgcacatatggtatgtccgctCCCGTCCACCGTGTCCCAAAAGACCAACACCTTACATGAGTCATATGAAATTGGCCTTACATGTGACAACCAAACGTCTTGGAGATATTTAAACTCCTCATGGCTTCCATGCTCTATTATCGAAGGCTCCTGCTTATAAAGGGAGCCattccaatatctatctatctatctatctatctatctatctatctatctatctatctatctatctatctatctatctattataaaTCTATATCTATCTCAACCACCACTTATGACCACAGTTACAGGCAATCAGGTTAACTATCTAGCAAACCAGTGGCATACATAGAAAAGAGCAAACCTCAAAATAAACCCCCCTATTATAGTGCTCTGGTTTTACCCCTCCACACTCTTTCCATAACTTTTAGGCCTATTCCTCACAACCTTGtctgctaacaatgcagttcctctagAGAGGGAagttctgtacaggttttcactACACAATAGCAAAAAGAATGGGGCTTACCAGGTCTCGTCCCCCCTTTCTTTAAGGAACCCATAGCTGCCTCTGTACCCCCTTGGAAGAGGAACACTGTATGTGGGCCATTTGTTTCCCAACAGCTTATTTGTCAAAAGGAAGGGGATCATATCATGGAGGTCGCGGGCCCTGTAGTAAATAATAGACCAGTTTAATGAAAAATCTGCTATGAAATCTATTTGGAAATGGAAGGAGCACTGTTAGCCTTTAGAAATGAGACATTTCACATAATTTCATGCTTAAACTGTCTATTTTTTATTTCAGCCCAGTTATCAAAAGGATGATGAACTTGCAGACCTGGACAGACTTTTTAGGAATGTCTCATTGGGGACATCGCCAGCTCCAGAGAACAGCAGCGTGCCCGCTTCTTCCCCTCCACAGGACTCTACCCAGGGATCTCTTCCGCACACTCTCCGCTCAGTCTCATCTGAGGGAAGCACTTTCCAATTTCATGGTCAAGATTTTGGTAAgttctaatatatatttatattatatctatatatacatacacacacacataatctcCGCTATCTGAGCTGAGTGGCCCCACATGCAGAGCTAGGACCCTAGAAGTAGCAACAGGCTCCTGAGAACAACAAGAAAACACCGTAGtcttattaaagggtaactaaactttcagaaaacttctgacatgtcatagtgacatgtcagaagttttgatcggtgggggtccgagcactgagactgccaccgatcgctaaaactaagcggcagacgcACactggtgagcgctgagccgcgagGTTTCTAATCGTCTTTTTTCGGAAAGgtgagcagttggtgtacaggcccatagactttctattgagtccataaaccaactgcttggctttccgagaaaagccgatcagaaaccaagctgcTCAGCGATCACCCGAGCGCTTCCACCGCTGTTTTAGCAATCGGTAAGTGGCTCAgtgtttggacccccaccgatcaaaacttctgacatgtcactatgacatgtcagaagttttctgaaagttaagTTACACTTTGAGTAGATTAGGAAAATTTGCCTTATCCGTTTCTTGTTACTTATCAAATGGTCTCATTCAGTTGACAGGCCTCTGGCCAGTGATCATCACCAGATGTTTGCCAGGTTGGTAGGAACATCTTGGAAAAAGGTGGGCAGGACATTGAAGGAGAACTGCCGTGCTTTAGAAGACCCAGCCATAGAAACCGTGGAATATGAATATAGAGGAGACGGCCTATATGaacaagcctatcagatgcttcaACGTTTCATTGATTGCGAAGGGAAGAAAGGCACGTTACAGAGACTCGTGAATGCCCTCGTAATAAATGGACTGACTGGAATCGCTGAGAAACTGCTACTTGTACATGAAAATGGAGTCAATTAGGAGTCTTGGAGCAGATCAGGGGAGGACTTTTTGTGTCATTAATATTCTCTATACTTTATTCTTGCAAATTATTTAGAATTTGTGACGTGGAGTCAGGTTCTGGGCTTCATCCATTGTTTAATGACGAGCCATACCTCATCTAGCAGTGTTCAAAGGGCTTAGGCTGCTGTGAAGGACATTGTCAATACAGTAAGTAAAGGAATAACCGGGTCATTTACCTAAACCATCTCAGCGAAATCACGAGAAAAGCGCTCGTAATAATCCAGGACCTCCTTTCGATACTCACTCTCCTATTACTGTGGCTATAGACATAACATTGTTAATATTTTTATCAAAAAAACATTGGATTGTGTTTTGTTTAATCGCACAACCGTTTCAAATTAACGTAGCCTCCCTTAAAGGGGTCATCCGACTTTAGCAAATTAATGtaaatttttgtataattaaaagttatacatttttccaatatattttctatatcaattcctcacggttttaaagatggacacacaggtgctgggatctaaACAAGACAAATCTCCGATACACATAATGTAACTGTAACgaaccgtgcacctgtgtgtccatcacatgaccatggacagaattttattcacTGGATGTAactaatgaatgttcctacttgataacaacaagcagagatcttaaacaccaagaggaattaatctagaaaatatagagaaaatttgtaattatacaaaaaaaattaccacacaACCCGTTTAAATTAAAGTATTAcgggatgttgtttttttttttttccgaaacAGTGCCACTATAGCCTTTGGTTTGtgtttagtattgcagctcagctccattcacttaaatggagcGGACCTTAAAAACCAGACAAAGTCTATGCACAACAGGGCACTGGTTCTAGAAAAGAAGCTGatccttttttctaatttcaCAACTCCCCTTTGATATTAAAAATTTGAAATTATCATTTATATTGTACAAAAATAATTAGTCTCATCAGGGGCTGAGCTAATAATTCACGTGAATGAGAATgatctgtaataccagacacggcCCATGGttaggagtggtgctgtttctaaagCAGACTCTATTTTAAATCTCTGGCATGTATTTTTTTATCTCGTTAAAAATAACTAATCATTCTTGAAGGTAGGTCCACCATCGTTTCCTCTGGTGGGTCCAAGAtctcacacactgcagatttgctgcagattttgcatgtattttttaatccaaaaccaggaacggaacctaaacaaaaTAAATCTATAAAGGAGGGTcttaaagtgtctcctctcctTGATCCAATTATGattttacgcctacaaacatctgcccattgctttcaatgggttttctgttcccacgaggtgttattttacgcgttgctgtcaaaatacggcgcgtaaaaagacgcccgtgaaaaagaagtgcatgtcacttcttgggacgtttttggagccgtttttcattgactccattgaaaaacagctccaataacgtccgtaaaatacgccgcaaaaaaggcgagttgctacaaaaacatctgaaaatcaggagctgttttcgcctgaaaacagctccgtattttcagatgtattttgctactgcgtgtgaacataccctaacactccaAAATAGGCCAGAAAATATGCTGTGTAAACAtgttagggtccattcacacgtaACTGCAGCAGAAAACTGCATGGGTTTACGCGTTCCTTGATGCAGTTGCGGTTTTTACTGCAACCGCTTTAGAAAATGCAGTAAGTCGCAATAAAATGCATGCAGCTTTTGAATGCAGTTTTTCGCACGGCAACACGTGAATCGAGCATTATTATCAGAGCCGTAACTAGAAGCTCctcggccccaatgcaaaatctgtaaccggaCCCCCAATTATTATGAGCCATTTATTTAATGGTGTCTTCTTATGGGGCAGAGGGTCCTTTAggtcccctcaggcaccagggcccaggtgcgactgctaccgctgcaccccctatagctatgcccctggttatTATCGAAAGTAAAGTTTCTCATGATGGATGCAGTCCAGTATACAGCCAAAAAGCTATGCTATTTACTTCCTAAGTTGGCGACAGCCCCATTGCCTACTGGGCCCCTATGCAGCTCTTAATATATGGTATGTCTCCCTTTGCTTTGGCACTACCGAAAAGTGGTACTTATTTACATTTACAATCTTAAGGGAGTACATGTCAAAGTAGCGTCAGACTGGGGTTCCCTTGGACCCACCAGAGGATATGATtttgagggcccaccctccatctatagatCCATACAGATCATTCTTTAGGCAGCAAAAAGATGCGGTCAGCAGACCAACAAGCTTTTGCTCGTTTATTGGCTGTTTACTGCCATGTTTACACGGGCCGATGATGGGGTACGAGCGCTTGTtcgcccaatcattggcctgtgtaaaagggtatTTTTGGAAAACCtctattagggctcattcagacgagcgtgattctcgtccgtgtgctgtgcattgaaacaacgcacaacacacggacccattgatttcaatggggccattcacacgtgttgattttcacgcagcatatgttcattgcgtgaaactcactgcatgtcctatatcggTGAGTTTTATTTAACGCAccttgtcgcccattgaagtcaatgggtgcgtgaaaaccacggactgcACTAGGACGCACATTCGTGCGCTGTccctgtttcacgcatcaattacaggtATTCCCTCTTTGTTGTCTTGTCTCATGCAACACCCGCTCAGGACCCAgggctaggcataacacagtctaTCCGCTTTCACGGACGTGTtccttttacattttctattaagAGCTGTAAAATTAACGACATGTTGGTGCTAACCATTTTACAAAAGTAATACCAACACATACAGAAAAGTATTTCTAAACGGCTATGAAGCCGATGTACAGAGCGTCACTGGCATTACAATACAATCATGTGAGTGGTATCTGTATATTGAAGCTGATGTTGGTCTTGTATTGCATATAGAAATCAAATCTATTTTCTTACATTCTAGATTATATCTTGACTCTGCTCTGTAAATATAAAGCACTTTATTTTATGAATGCACACATTATGGAGGTACTCATTGGGTAGATACAATCTATGCAGTAGGCATCACTTATTTCTAGTGAATTAGACTGTCTTCACACTAGTGTTAATGGTCctgtttttcctttatttggagtctgcagcactattcttgcagTCAAAAATACCAGCTCCCCGATGAACCTCATTAAACTCAATGGTGTCCTTCAGGATTTGCTGGTAATTGTTCAAAAACAGATGCGGCATAGCAAATTAGAAATGGAAGCCATGCCACTagagtgaacagagccttagctacATTCATATTAATATAAGTACAGCCCACAAGATGTCTCCCCTGTGTAGATGACCTTAAGCCTAAAAATTACCGAGAAATTTAACAATAATGTcccaaatataaaataaaagggGTGACCCAATAGTATGGATAACTACTTATGTTCTATTTGTTTAGGGTGAATGCAAGAAACTTCCAAATTATTTGTTCTAAAAATGGATATTTGTTTTTATGTTAAATCTTGCCTCtagggggcactgtatgat is a genomic window containing:
- the TRADD gene encoding tumor necrosis factor receptor type 1-associated DEATH domain protein; this encodes MTSCPSDWIGSVYLFIQSDSTSLPDQYDVYKSIVYNRLRDVISEFSGGSPNCIEILKIRKSDEHLILYLKFCGKLACERFLQGYREKRVHYHIQNELSQCFKMESLEVCLELKVDTQNLDTQLEEEEKCMQYISSLKPSYQKDDELADLDRLFRNVSLGTSPAPENSSVPASSPPQDSTQGSLPHTLRSVSSEGSTFQFHGQDFVDRPLASDHHQMFARLVGTSWKKVGRTLKENCRALEDPAIETVEYEYRGDGLYEQAYQMLQRFIDCEGKKGTLQRLVNALVINGLTGIAEKLLLVHENGVN